In Methylobacterium sp. WL1, the sequence GCGAGCTAAGATCGAGACATTCCAACGATACCGGGCGAACTCATGGGCGATAGCTCGCCCAACCCCGGCGCTCGCACCGGTCACGACTACGGTCGGGCGCTGGTCACGGTTCGCGTCTCGGCTCATCGGTCATCCGTCTCGAGGATCTTAAGCGTCCCGCAGCAACAGACGCATGAGGGACAACTTTGCTCCGAACGAGCCGTCAGTCACACCGGCCGGGCGGCCATATCATCACGGCTTGCTCGGCCTTGCGCGCAACCCGACCGCGGCCGCGGCCGATTTTCCGGAAATAGGGACGAAGCCAGTCGCGGGGAAGCGATAGTGTGCCTCCAACGCCCTCGCGCTTCGATGTTTCATCCGGTTGAACGTCCGTTCGATCGGACGTAACACCCCACGAAATTAGCATGGCTTCCGCCTTCGTCTCATATCTGCGGGTCTCCACAGAGCGGCAGGGCCGATCCGGGCTCGGCCTAGAGGCACAGCGCCGAGCCGTGGCCGACTTCCTCGCAGGCGGCTCCTGGCGCCATGTAGCCGAACTGGTCGAGGTGGAGAGCGGATCTCGGGACAACCGCCCTCGCCTCTCCGAGGCCATGGCACTCTGTCGACTTCACGGGGCCACGCTGGTCATCGCCAAGCTCGATCGGCTGTCACGCGACGCCGCCTTCCTCCTGAACCTCCAGAAGGCTGGCGTCCGGTTCGTGGCGGCAGACATGCCGGAGGCGAACGAATTGGTGGTCGGCATTATGGCGGTAGTCGCCCAGGCCGAGCGCAAGATGATATCGACCCGGACCAAGGCTGCGCTGGCGGCCGCCAAGGCCCGAGGGGTCCAGTTGGGCAAGCCAGAGAACCTATCAAACCGGGAGGCCGGTCAGGTGGGCAGCCGGGTGCGTCAGACCCAGCGGTCCAAGGAACGAGCCATGGACCTCGCCCCGGTCATCGCCACCGTGCGGGCCGAAGGCGCCGTCTCGCTGCGCCAGATCGCTGCGGCTCTGAACGCCCGTGAGATCCCAGCGGCCCGGGGCGGCGTCTGGTCGGCCGCTCAGATCCAAAGGATGCTGGCAAAGGCATGAAATTGCCCTTCTCCGCATCGGCGCGAGGCATTAAAAAGAGCTACTAGTTAGCTATCAGTTACTATACAGCTAAAAACGGCTACCAAGAAGCTATTAAGTAGCTTTTGGCGATTCGACAGGTACTAGCTAGCTATCGTCTATGGTAAGGTATCTGTTAGCTAGCTGTTAAATCATACGTGACGTACTGCGTAGAGGCATCCGAGCTCGGAGGAACCATGCCCGTCATCGCCTTTGCCAACCCGAAGGGTGGGTCCGGGAAATCCACCAGCGCGCTGCTGTTGGCAACCGAACTGGCAACTAAGGGAGCGTCCGTCACCATCATCGACGCCGATCCAGAGCGCTGGATCAGCCAGTGGGCGAAGCTGCCCGGCAAGCCTGAGAACGTCACCATCATCAGCGATGTGACCGAGGAGAGCGTGGTCGACGCCATTGACGCCGCTGAGCGCGACGCGGCGTTCGTCATCGTCGATCTGGAGGGAACAGCTAGCTTGTTGGTAGCCAACACAATCGGCATGGCCGATCTGGTGGTGATCCCGACGCAGGGATCCAGCATGGATGCGAAGGGTGCGGCCAAGACCATCCGCCTCATCCGCAACTCGGAGAAGCTGTCCCGCCGACGCATCGCCCATGCCGTCCTGCTCACGCGCACCGGTGCAGCCGTCACCTCCCGCGCTCTGCGCAACGTGCAGGAGCAGTTGCATGCCGGCGGCATTGCCATGTTCGAGACGGCGATCGTGGAGCGGGCCGCCTTCAAGGACCTGTTCGATTTCGGCGGTACCCTAGCAGGGCTTGCAGCGGCACAGACAGGCAATCTCGAAAAAGCGATCCAGAACGCTCGCGAGTTCGCGGGGGAGGTGGTGTCGAAGCTCAAAGCAGCCGCGAACGAAAGGTCGGCAGCGTGATGGCCGGCAAGGAGCGTGCTTCGCTCGGGTTCGGCGATGAGCTCGACGATATCGACCCCTCAGCCTGGGCCAAGCCAAAGCCACGGGATGACAAGCCTACAGCTGAAGCAACGAGGCAAGCAGCGGAAGCCACCGGTTTCAGAAGCCGAGAACCTGTCAAAAGCGAGCCAATCACGGCGACGCCCCGGCAACAGCGCCGACGCCGGACAGGCCGTACGGCTCAGCTAAATCTCAAGCTGAAGCCTGAGACGATCGAGACGTTCATACGGGTGGCAGATGCGAACGGGTGGGGCTTGGGCGAGGCGTTCGAGCGCGCTGTTGAGCTGCTGGAGCAAAGCACCGTCAAGAAATGATAGCTGGTAGCTACCAGATTGCTCAGGATGGTGACCTCGCTCGGATCGGAGACCAATCCGGCCACCCGGGCTCCGCGTTCGATGGTCGGGTACATCCGACGGGCGAACGCCTTCAAGGGGCACTCAGGAAGCGGGTTTTTATAGCGGGAGTTGCTGCCGAACGGATGACCATCAATCCTCGGCCGTGACGCAGGTCCCCATGAAAGCCTTGCGAGCAGGGCCCTTCAACTTCTGATCTGCGGCCTGCCGCCGGCAGCCCGCTAAAACCTCCGGGCCGACGTCGTCAGCGGCCTCCTCGCCTAGGGCTGACGCACTAGAGGCGTTCTCTTCATCAGGCTCCGGCCAGCTCTGCGCCACGCCAATGCCGGGCAAGCAGGTGAGAGCAGTCAGGGCGGCTATGAGCGCGAGGGTGGGTCGCATAAATGTCCGCCTGGCTTCGCACGTAGGGCGGGTAGCATGGATGCGATCTGAGGCAAGGGTACGACTCTTCGACCTAGCCTGGATCACCGGATGTACTGAGGGAGGGACGCGCCGGCCATACGTGAACGGGGGGAACACGGCGGCCGGCGCGCTCGCGGGCAGGAGTATAAGGGCACTCAACCACCGCGATGGTTACGTATATGGGGATCGCCGGAGGGAACGGGCAGCCCCCTTCGCTCGACCTCAGTCCTCAGCAGCCTCTTTGGCTTTCCGCGGCCGACCCGGAGCGCGCTTGGGCTTCTCAGAGACCATCTCTGCCGGCTCAGCCGCCTTCGGGGCAGCCTTCTTGCGCTGCTGGCCGAGGCCGAGCGAGCGGGCGAGAGCCGAACGCTGCTCAGAGTAGCTGGCGGCCGTCGAGGGGTAGTCGCGCGGCAGACCGTAGCGCTCGCGGTACTCCTCAATCGTCATACCGCTCTTGCTGAGGTGGCGCTTCAGCGTCTTGTACGACTTGCCGTCGACGAAGCTAATCAGCGCGTCGGGAGTGATCGATTTCCGGATCTGGGATGGCGTGGGCTTGTTGACCGTAGGGGTCTCGGGGGCAACTCCCTGGCCGAGCACAGTTAGTGCACTGTGAATGCTAGCAAGTAGCTCCGGCATGTCACTGGGCCGGACCGAATTTTTCGACACGTAAGCCGAGACGATATCGGCCGTCAGTTCGATGAAATTGACAGGCTGGGCGTCGATTGTTTCTGCGTTTTCGTCCACGGTGCACCTGATTTTAGAAAGGTCGCATTCTCTACATCTGGATGGGATAAATCAATGCAGGTTCGAGATCGTAGCTTGTTTCTGTAGCCATTCGCGGCGGAGCGATGCAGGCTTCTCAACCTGAAAGGGCGGATAAGGTCATCGCTGAGAGCCGCGCTTCCGCCTGCAGGCGATCAAACTGGTTTGAGGATGCCAGCGCCACGTAGCAATTCGTTAACTATCCCGCCGGCACCTTACTCAAGGTCAGCCTGCAGGTACCGCCGTGAACCGAGCCTTCCCTGTCAGCGCCGAGGATCCCGCCGGCGATTGTCCGGTGCCGATCGATACACTCAGCAGGCTCTACCGCGCAGAGCCAGAGGTATTGGCTGATCAGCTTGAGAGCATCCCGGAAGCCACGCGAGCGCGGTTGGCCATCTACCTCTACGGGCGCAGTCATACGCGCCACCTCGGGGTGCAGATCGCAGCGACCTGCGAGGGCGCCAGCCTACGGCGTGTCGCTGGTTTTGTCGGGAATGCGCTACACGATCTTTCTCGACAAAACCCGAGCGCGTGGGTGGATGCTATTCCTTCGACCGGCGGTAAGCGGAACGTCAGTCTCGCAGGGCCGCGAGTTGCAGCGTCGCGCTAACGCACAAGCAGGGCACCCGGGGCTAGCCTGGCACTCAGCCGCCCGCCGCAATTGCCAACCGGTATTGAGATACGGGTTGCGTCAACCCCGATCATGATGGGAACATTAGACGCCGCTTTCACCCGAACCCTGTCATGCCGATCCGCCGTGAGCACCGCTTCTTCTACCCAATCGACTGGCGTGAGCTTTCAATCACTATTCGCTTCGGTCGCGCGCAGGGGCGATGTGAGGGCTGCGGTCGACCGCATAGCCGCTTGGTCCACCATCTCGGAGACGGGCGCTGGTGGGACGCCGAGATAGCATCGTGGCGTGATGGCAGCGGTCGACGGATCCGGGTTAAGATTGGCGCGGTAGACATGATCCGAGACGTACGCACCACCCGAGTTGTGCTCGCTACCGCTCACCGAAATCACGACACCGCTAATAACGCCGGTGGCAATCTCGCTGCATTCTGTCAGCGCTGCCATATGATCCATGACCGGCCTGAGCATCAGCGTCGACGGTGGATGACGCTGTTCCAGAGGAAAGCTCTGGGCGACCTATTCCGAGGACCATACACGTGAAGTCGCTGTTGAGTGAGCACCTTCACAGTGTCGCCTCGATCGAGGCGCCTCCTCGCTGCAATGGCGATGGCGGATCGCCGGGTTCACTCCGTCATGGAGTGAACCACGTTGCGCAATACCATTTTGGCCCTTCTCGCTGTCGTTGCAGTGATGGCCGCCCACGCCGTCTATAAATTGGTGCGGCTGCCCTTCCGGCTCGTACGCGGCCTATTTCGACACAGCTCTAAGCCGGTCCAGCTGACAGCGCGCTAACCCTCATCTGGCATCCTGCTGCTGGGTCACGTTGCGTATCGACCCACCGCTGGTGAGATCGGACGCTCCCCCGCCCCGTGAGCAGATCGGGGTGGGGCCGAGCGCCCGGCGCACAGGTAGGAGATGCGCCATGCCTATCGATCCAATGCTCGTGCCGCCTGGTGATGCTCTCGACCAGCTTGCCCGCAAGCTGCTCGTCGAAGTTCGCCTGCAGAACCCTAAGACGCTGGTGGGTAAGCCGATTGACGGTTTCGGCGACGATGTTGGGACCAACCTTCTCGCTTGGTTATTCGACGCCTTCGATGATGCTCTTGGCAATGATGACGGCGACTGAGCCAGCGTCACCCGATCGCCTGCGGGTGTCGCGATGGTTTGCCGGAAAACGCGGCTGCCGTCAGCGGGCAGCCGGAATGGCTGCGGCGGTGCTGTAGTTTGTAGCCCCCGCCGGGGGTGTAGTTCCCAGCGATGTTCACCTGGCCATGGCAGGCCGGGCAGCGCTTGGGCATCATCCCGTACAGGGTACGTGCTTCCACCAGGCTAACGGCGCTCCACACGCCATCAACCTTCACCTCGCACGTCTGCTGATCAGCTACCGGCATGCTGCTCAAAGGTGTCAGACCCGGATCTCTTCCGCGTGCAGACCACCAGCCCGCATGTTATCCGGGATATCGGCGTGATCGTAGTACCCGGCCTCGTGGGCCATGGCGTCCAGCGCGGCGATCGGATCGGAGGCCGATCCGGTCCAAAGGATCGTGCCGGTCGCACCCTGACGGATCTGGAACACCTTCATCACTACACCCTCCCACGTTCGATGTGCGGTCAAGCGTAGCGTTGTCTTCGACGTTCCCGGGCTACCTCAATCGGTCAGCATGCCGCATGAGCAGCGCGATCGCGATGGAGGTGCGACAGGGGTCAGGCGAAATGCATCGGTAGGGCGAGGCTGACAAGGGCGACGTACGCGCCGACGAGGAAGGCACCAGCCGGAACAACGACACCACTGAGCAGGACGAGGCGGGCATGACGATCCCCATCGGAAACGGCAACTGCCACCGTTGAGGACGATCTATGCCTAAGCTGATTGGCTCGATGTGCTGCCGGATACCCACTCTATTGTCCTGAGACTATATAGAAGATCCGGCTGTTAGAGTAGCTTCTGACAGTGAAAATCTAGCACTTGGTTACGCGCCAGCGGTGTCCACATCCGATCCAACATGGACATATCGGGCTACTTCCATAGTTCCCAAAAGCGGACCCCGACGTAGTTCAGCCCGCCGGATCAGCTACCAATTCTGCGGCGGCAGCTTGGAATTGGGATCGGTCTGTGTGGCAGCACACGGCATCAAACCGCATTTAGGTTTTTGATTGCGCACAACCTATCTCGATCATGCCGATGAGGAACAATGCCCGGCAAGCAAAACGACCCTAACGAGACCGATGCTCGTAGAGAACGCATAAGTTGGATTAAGCTCGTGCATCTTACGTGGAAGATATCCATCAATGATGAAGAGCGAGATCCGTTGCTTCGTATGTTCGACGATCTAGGATTTATATCTCCATCACATCCGATATTTAACATAATATACCATGCTGAACAAATGGAAGTTGCCATAAAGATATTAATTGATAAGTTCGAATTAGACGCTGATCATATTGCGACGCTTCGAGATATCGTGCAGCGGACAATCAGGTGAAACTAGGTACTACCTGCGGCCGACACCGGCACTAGCATCGGATTGGAATTACCTCGTGTCAGGATGCAGAGCGCTCTGCGGCGGGTAGTGGTCGAAATCAAACGCTTGGTACCGTTCACTGAGCGCCTAAACCCGCGTCTAGCCTTTGGTTCTGAAGCGGCCACTTTCCTCCAACCCAACCTGGTCGTCGGGACCGTCGTCAGCTCTGCCAGAAAGCGGTCGTTAGTCGGTCAGCCGGCAGGTCCGGCTAAGGGTGGTGAGCGGGCTTTAGCGATGCGGCCGGGACCGGACATTCAAGCCGACAGCGATCAGTCAGGTTTGGGTGCGCCTTTAGCAGACCGCCATTCGCGGCTGCTCTCGAACCATCTCAGTCACGCGGACAGCTCTTGGCACTTCCCGAAAGCGGCCATTCGTCGGCCGTCCGGCAACCTCGGCTCGGAGTTGCAATCGAACGTCAGCCTGCTGGCAGAAAGTTGACGTTCCATCTTCGGCCTAAGTCGGCGACACAGTCCGCTCTCTCCCAAGATCGGAGGAGGCGGGTGTCTGCAAAGTCGTGCCGACGCTCGCCGTCTGCGCGCAGGCAGCCGTGGCCATGTCACGCCGGGGTGTGGCTGCCGAGGTCCCAGGCACGGCGTGCGAACCGATCGATCATCTCGGCTCGGCCAAGTTGGTAAAGCTCGCGACGATCCCGGGTATCCGGCTGCCCGTGCGGGAGGCTGCCATCAGCCGGACCCGGTAGCGGGCGCCGTCCGCCCCCTCGACCGTCCGCTCGGAGGGCCGGCTCGCCGCCAGCACCGCCGGGATCTCATTTTGCAGCCAGTCCAGAGGGATCGGCGCCGAGAAGTTGCGCAGGGACCGGCCGATATCGTTCGGCTGTAGGCCGAAGATCTGCGCCGCGGCTCCGGTGAACATGCGGATGTGAAGGTCCGGCGTCAGCAGTACGCTGGCGACGTTCATGCCCTCGAACAGTGTGGCTTGATCGTCGCTCAGCTGGTCAATCGCCTCGATCTTCGACGTGAGTTCGGAATTGACCGTCTGCAGCTCCTCGTTGAGGGACTGCGTCTCCTCCTTCGAGGCCTCGAGCTCCTCGTGGGCGGCCTGCATCTCCTCGTTGACCGAGGACAGCTCCTCGTTCGAGGATTTGAGCTCCTCCAGCGAGGTCTCGTATTCCTCGATCACGGCCTGGAGCCGTTCGCGCGTCACGTTCAGCTCGCGCTCCAGGCCTTGGAGTGCCGAGTCCCGCTCGTTCGCCTCCAGGGCCTGCTGCCGCTCCTTCTCGACTGGCGCGGCGGCCTCAATGAACACGACCAGGAACAGCGGCTCGCTCGCGCCGGGCGTGGTCAGCGGCTTGACCACCAGGGAGATCGACTGGAGACGGCCGTCCGATAGCGCGACGCCGATGCCGTCGCGCACGACGAGGGTATTACCCTCGATCGCCTCGCGCAGGGCCGTCCGAAGGTCC encodes:
- a CDS encoding recombinase family protein — encoded protein: MASAFVSYLRVSTERQGRSGLGLEAQRRAVADFLAGGSWRHVAELVEVESGSRDNRPRLSEAMALCRLHGATLVIAKLDRLSRDAAFLLNLQKAGVRFVAADMPEANELVVGIMAVVAQAERKMISTRTKAALAAAKARGVQLGKPENLSNREAGQVGSRVRQTQRSKERAMDLAPVIATVRAEGAVSLRQIAAALNAREIPAARGGVWSAAQIQRMLAKA
- a CDS encoding ParA family protein, which translates into the protein MPVIAFANPKGGSGKSTSALLLATELATKGASVTIIDADPERWISQWAKLPGKPENVTIISDVTEESVVDAIDAAERDAAFVIVDLEGTASLLVANTIGMADLVVIPTQGSSMDAKGAAKTIRLIRNSEKLSRRRIAHAVLLTRTGAAVTSRALRNVQEQLHAGGIAMFETAIVERAAFKDLFDFGGTLAGLAAAQTGNLEKAIQNAREFAGEVVSKLKAAANERSAA
- a CDS encoding stability/partitioning determinant, translating into MAGKERASLGFGDELDDIDPSAWAKPKPRDDKPTAEATRQAAEATGFRSREPVKSEPITATPRQQRRRRTGRTAQLNLKLKPETIETFIRVADANGWGLGEAFERAVELLEQSTVKK
- a CDS encoding MucR family transcriptional regulator; this translates as MDENAETIDAQPVNFIELTADIVSAYVSKNSVRPSDMPELLASIHSALTVLGQGVAPETPTVNKPTPSQIRKSITPDALISFVDGKSYKTLKRHLSKSGMTIEEYRERYGLPRDYPSTAASYSEQRSALARSLGLGQQRKKAAPKAAEPAEMVSEKPKRAPGRPRKAKEAAED